GATGCCAAAGTGGCTTGTTGGAATACGTCGCAGACTCTCTATTGGCATTCCATAGGGGATAGTCTGAATTTTGAGAAAAGCACCTTTGTCTTCCAGGGTATGGACACCTGGTATATCAGCGATTATTCAATTCAGAAGAACAGGAATTACTATTTGAGGATGTGGTTGACTGTTGTTCCTATCCTTTCTGATGAGGTTCATAAATTTTTTGTGGCTTTTAAGCCTAGTGAAGAAACATTGGAGCAGGCAGTTGCCAGCAAGCATTTCTGTTATCTGGATCCTTGGTATAGCAGCAGTTGGGATTACCGGAAATCTCACATAATTGAACATGCAGCAGGCGCTGGGACTTTGTATCAGATAAGGCTTGTTGTGAATTATGGTTCTGGCACGGATTCTGGCGGAGTTGTGTATTTAGGCGGAAAGTGCCAGCCTGATTTTGATGATGTTAGGTTTACTGACGATGACGGAAATACCCTCCTCGATTACTGGAGGGAAAGCTACACAAGCTCTAATAGCGCCATATTTTGGCTTGAGATGATAGACGATTTAAGCAATACGGATCGCATGTTCTACATTTATTATGGGAATGCAGAGGTGGAAACAACTTCGAATTTTGATGCTACTTTCATTTTTGGGGAGCCTTTTGACAACGGCACTTTGAGTACTAGCAGGTGGCCCACTGCGTACAGAACTGGAAACCCAACATACTGGATAGATTCTGCGAATCACTTCCTAGAAGTATACAATATGGACGCTAACAACTGGTGGAATGGGAAGGGTTTTCGGTCCAAATCGTTTACGCTTCCGGACTCTTGGCTTATCGAGAGCGCCTATGGCATGTACCAGCCCTTTTGGATGGTGCATTACACTGAAACCGCCGGCGAGATTTTTGGAGGTCTATTTAACGTTGAGCATTCAGATTACAGTCCGTCCGACTATGGTGTTGCTCATTTAAGCTTGCGTGATCATTGGGCTGCTAACAAGGACTGGCTCTATTATGCTGGCGTTGGTGGCAATGTGGATTACGACAGTGGCGAGCAGACTTTTTTCGACTATGTTTTGAAGACGCTTAAAATTTGGAAACTGAGTGGATACATACACGTTTCAGTGGATGGAACGACTAGAGTTACCGAGTATAACTCTGAAACTGCGAATTACGTGCACCTTGGCATTGCGCGATACTCCACCTATGATTTTGGCTTAGAGCGGTTTTATGCCTTCAGAATTAGAAAATACGTTGCGGATGAGCCTGATCATGGAGCTTGGGGACCAGAAGAAACAAGGAACTACGCTAGCCTAATATGGGGCACTGGGAATTACAATCTAGGTCCAGACGGGGAATATGACGAGTCGCAAGCTGTTTGCGCCAATATCTACACGTATTTCGGTAACACTTTGAGGTATAATAAACTCAACAATTACTGGGGAGCGGCTACTCAACCATACTGCTTCTACAATAACATTAGTTATTGTGAGGTGAATAAAGAGTATGCAACGCTTTTTTACAAAGGACCCATTCACCCTAACGTCCAGTGTGGTGTACCAGGTTGCACCTTTACGCATTATGGCGTTTATGACTGGGAAGGAGACGCTATCAAGGACTATGAGATTTATAGCGCCACGGGCGGGTCAACTTCAAAGTTTGATTTCGTGTTTATCTGGGCATGTATGCATGGAAGTAGTAACTTCATCGGTGGTCATAGTGGGACTCACAGCTGGGGCATGTGTCATTCTTTGATGGGTGAAACTAACGCCACGTTGAGTGCTAATGGGTATGCTAGCCCTGATGGTAGTGGGCGCTGTTTCATATCATTTGACGGGATTTCTATAAACTTCAAAAACGTAACAGGCTATGGCAGCTATGATTATGGCGATTTCGCAGACAGATTCTATTATTACGCATTAAACGGTTACTCAATCAACGATGCCCTTGATGCGGCTGCGCGTTATACGCATGGTTCGATTTATGATTATGATGAAATACAGCTTTATTATCCAACTAAAGGATATTGGATGGATAATCCGCAGGGTGGAGGAGTAATGAAATGCTACATGCGTGTTTGGGGTGACGGAAATCACGTCATACCCTGTTAGAAGGGAGGAAAAAAGCAAACATGCCTTTACTTAAAAAGTTTCAAACAACTGCTGTGCTCATCATGATTTTG
This portion of the Candidatus Bathyarchaeota archaeon genome encodes:
- a CDS encoding DUF2341 domain-containing protein — protein: MKKPNSAAPTALTISTLLLLSLFLVSIPKVESASLVPVIDGNRVYVENADCYISAAPHTLNGDGYVYFNITSKTYQGEVAFCFGFSGNSGYPTSLELYDRREETTRHELDLSPYFDDSACQVGYNYSGKAGEVVYDGYVWVYRRASIVDDKNQTAAGGLNRILLQHYDVFDLDAKVACWNTSQTLYWHSIGDSLNFEKSTFVFQGMDTWYISDYSIQKNRNYYLRMWLTVVPILSDEVHKFFVAFKPSEETLEQAVASKHFCYLDPWYSSSWDYRKSHIIEHAAGAGTLYQIRLVVNYGSGTDSGGVVYLGGKCQPDFDDVRFTDDDGNTLLDYWRESYTSSNSAIFWLEMIDDLSNTDRMFYIYYGNAEVETTSNFDATFIFGEPFDNGTLSTSRWPTAYRTGNPTYWIDSANHFLEVYNMDANNWWNGKGFRSKSFTLPDSWLIESAYGMYQPFWMVHYTETAGEIFGGLFNVEHSDYSPSDYGVAHLSLRDHWAANKDWLYYAGVGGNVDYDSGEQTFFDYVLKTLKIWKLSGYIHVSVDGTTRVTEYNSETANYVHLGIARYSTYDFGLERFYAFRIRKYVADEPDHGAWGPEETRNYASLIWGTGNYNLGPDGEYDESQAVCANIYTYFGNTLRYNKLNNYWGAATQPYCFYNNISYCEVNKEYATLFYKGPIHPNVQCGVPGCTFTHYGVYDWEGDAIKDYEIYSATGGSTSKFDFVFIWACMHGSSNFIGGHSGTHSWGMCHSLMGETNATLSANGYASPDGSGRCFISFDGISINFKNVTGYGSYDYGDFADRFYYYALNGYSINDALDAAARYTHGSIYDYDEIQLYYPTKGYWMDNPQGGGVMKCYMRVWGDGNHVIPC